A genomic region of Raphanus sativus cultivar WK10039 chromosome 6, ASM80110v3, whole genome shotgun sequence contains the following coding sequences:
- the LOC108813215 gene encoding ATP synthase subunit delta, chloroplastic → MASLQSTPTSLRPKLHLSSHLTTHRTLLPLTVRFPHRRRGSGSSGGVRMSSPVSESYATALADVAKAHNTLEPTCDDIEKLEKTFSDPKVLDLLANPTVELRKKREVIELISESLSLLPHTSNFLNVLIDSDRIDLVKEIMKEFEAVYNKMTKTEVVVVKSVVRLDSQHLAQVAKHVQRLTGARNVRVRTVIDERLIAGFTIRYGGSGSKLIDMSVKKRLEDITTLCTT, encoded by the coding sequence ATGGCTTCTCTCCAGTCAACCCCAACTTCTCTCCGCCCCAAGCTCCATCTCTCATCTCACTTAACCACACACCGCACCCTCCTCCCTCTCACCGTCCGATTCCCTCATCGCCGCCGCGGCAGCGGAAGCAGCGGCGGGGTGAGAATGTCATCGCCGGTCTCCGAAAGCTACGCGACGGCGTTAGCTGACGTGGCGAAAGCTCACAACACTCTAGAACCAACCTGCGACGACATCGAGAAGCTGGAGAAGACCTTCTCGGACCCGAAGGTTCTGGACTTGCTCGCGAATCCAACGGTGGAGCTCCGGAAGAAGCGTGAGGTGATCGAATTGATCTCCGAGTCCTTATCCCTGCTTCCACACACGTCCAACTTCTTGAACGTGCTGATCGATTCGGATCGGATAGATCTAGTGAAGGAGATCATGAAGGAGTTCGAAGCGGTGTACAACAAGATGACGAAGACGGAGGTCGTGGTTGTGAAGTCGGTTGTGAGGCTTGATTCTCAGCATCTGGCTCAGGTGGCGAAGCATGTGCAGAGACTCACGGGAGCTAGGAACGTGAGAGTTAGGACGGTGATCGACGAGAGGTTGATCGCTGGGTTCACTATCAGGTACGGTGGTTCAGGTTCTAAGCTTATTGATATGAGTGTGAAGAAGCGGCTTGAGGATATCACCACTCTATGTACAACTTGA
- the LOC108813214 gene encoding NAC domain-containing protein 13, with translation METSRGSRPAGDRVLAPGFRFHPTDEELVVYYLKRKIRRKKLRVAAIGETDVYKFDPEELPGKALYNTGDRQWFFFSSRDRKQGGRSSRATGHGYWKATGVDRVIKCNSRPVGEKKTLVFHRGRAPKGERTNWVMHEYTLHKEELKMCGDVTHNYVLYKIFKKSGSGPKNGEQYGAPFVEEEWAEDDDEVDEADAVHVPTNQLMVSAGMGNNNNIWADGGGLNQSELNENDIQELMRQVTEETGVSSHVANDNPVNLAEDEYLEIDDLLLPGPEPCYVDQEESAVLNGNDFFDVDSYIGDFDATNPQTEPVGVVGLNNGVVHSLPVTDQANNNQFQQQTWKNQDSNWPLRNSYTRKISSESWTHELINNDEVTVCGYGETPGTGDASEFTNPLTCAVNIAKGEEATKDESSQFTSSVWSFLESIPASPAFASESPIVNLNIVRISSLGGRYRFNSKSTSSNVVVRKKSGENNKEKNHKGFLCLSIIGALCALSWVMLGTMGVSGRSLLW, from the exons ATGGAGACTTCAAGGGGTTCGCGTCCGGCTGGAGACAGAGTTCTAGCTCCAGGTTTTAGGTTTCATCCAACCGACGAGGAACTGGTTGTCTATTATCTCAAGAGAAAGATTCGCCGCAAGAAACTTAGAGTTGCTGCAATCGGCGAGACGGATGTTTACAAGTTTGATCCCGAGGAGTTGCCCG GCAAAGCGTTGTATAATACTGGAGATCGTCAGTGGTTCTTTTTCAGCTCGAGGGACAGGAAACAAGGAGGCAGGTCAAGCAGAGCAACTGGCCATGGATACTGGAAAGCAACAGGGGTGGACAGAGTCATCAAGTGCAATTCTCGTCCCGTTGGAGAGAAGAAGACGCTTGTTTTCCACAGAGGCAGGGCTCCCAAGGGAGAGAGGACTAACTGGGTCATGCACGAGTACACCTTGCACAAAGAGGAACTCAAGATGTGTGGAGATGTTACGCATAATTATGTTCTTTACAAGATTTTTAAGAAGAGCGGGTCTGGTCCTAAGAATGGTGAACAGTATGGAGCTCCTTTTGTTGAAGAAGAGTGGgctgaggatgatgatgaggtCGATGAGGCTGATGCAGTCCATGTTCCTACAAATCAGCTCATGGTTTCAGCTGGTATGggaaataataataacatatgGGCGGATGGTGGTGGGCTTAACCAGTCTGAGTTGAATGAAAACGACATTCAAGAACTGATGAGACAGGTTACCGAAGAGACTGGAGTGAGCTCTCATGTGGCAAATGATAATCCGGTAAACTTGGCAGAAGATGAGTATTTGGAAATTGACGATCTTTTGCTCCCTGGACCTGAACCATGTTATGTGGATCAAGAAGAGTCTGCTGTGCTGAATGGTAATGATTTCTTTGATGTTGATTCATATATTGGTGATTTTGATGCCACAAATCCTCAGACAGAGCCTGTCGGTGTTGTTGGTTTGAACAATGGGGTTGTACATAGTCTTCCAGTGACTGACCAGGCTAATAACAACCAGTTTCAACAGCAAACATGGAAGAACCAAGATAGCAACTGGCCACTCCGTAACAGCTATACCAGAAAGATAAGTAGTGAATCGTGGACGCATGAGCTGATAAACAATGATGAAGTTACTGTTTGCGGATATGGTGAGACCCCTGGTACAG GTGACGCATCTGAATTCACAAACCCTCTGACTTGTGCTGTAAATATAGCAAAGGGAGAAGAAGCCACAAAAGACGAGTCAAGTCAGTTTACTTCTAGTGTATGGTCTTTCCTGGAGTCGATTCCTGCAAGTCCAGCATTTGCTTCAGAGAGTCCAATCGTTAACCTGAACATAGTCAGGATATCAAGCCTTGGTGGCCGCTACCGGTTTAATTCTAAAAGCACAAGTAGCAATGTTGTTGTAAGGAAGAAGTCTGGAGAAAACAACAAGGAGAAGAACCACAAGGGTTTCCTCTGCTTATCTATCATTGGGGCTCTGTGTGCTTTATCTTGGGTGATGTTGGGAACAATGGGAGTTTCAGGAAGGTCTTTGCTGTGGTGA
- the LOC108809887 gene encoding ethylene-responsive transcription factor ERF019, translating into MDCRDSSESQSKYKGIRRRKWGKWVSEIRVPGTRDRLWLGSFSTAEGAAVAHDVAFYCLHQPNSLESLNFPHLLPPYIAANTSPRSIQQAASNAGMAVDAGIVHSNGVSGNSGCGDTTAYCGNGGEVMEPLNISVYDYLDGHDHVWSSSF; encoded by the coding sequence atggaTTGCAGAGACTCCAGCGAAAGTCAATCAAAGTACAAAGGAATCCGTCGCCGGAAATGGGGAAAATGGGTATCGGAGATTAGAGTTCCGGGAACTCGTGACCGTCTCTGGCTAGGCTCATTCTCCACCGCAGAAGGAGCCGCCGTAGCACACGACGTAGCTTTCTACTGTTTACACCAACCCAACTCACTCGAATCTCTCAATTTCCCTCACCTCCTTCCTCCTTATATCGCTGCCAACACTTCGCCGAGGTCTATCCAGCAAGCTGCTTCCAATGCCGGAATGGCCGTCGACGCCGGGATCGTTCACAGTAACGGCGTGTCAGGGAACTCTGGGTGTGGAGATACGACTGCGTATTGTGGAAATGGGGGTGAAGTAATGGAGCCGTTGAATATTTCGGTGTATGATTATCTGGACGGTCATGATCACGTttggtcttcttctttttga
- the LOC108808307 gene encoding uncharacterized protein LOC108808307, producing the protein MSKINNLEFAALNLSGDNYLQWALDTKILLRSKSLGDTITEDTEPSVKDKYQAIVIIRHHLAEGLKDQYLTIEDPLELWTELKNRYDHQKTVIMPKALYDWRNLRIQDYKSVEEYNSVMFKIVSKLKLCGETNNELLMMNSELRPPGTKALPEAHAAIEPKDETPRESYRGRMRGHGRWQGSNRGFQPRGRGFQPRGRGFQPRDHLGHSRGRGYSRGHHASRGYKSDFKTHGSTKTPCYRCGMTNHWANRCRTPQHLVKLYQESIKGKYLVANWVHHDDENDLDHENDQADYETSDLLKSG; encoded by the exons atgtcgaaaatcaacaACCTTGAGTTTGCTGCCCTCAATCTCTCCGGAGATAATTACCTCCAATGGGCACTTGATACCAAAATTCTCTTGAGGTCTAAAAGTCTTGGTGATACTATCACTGAAGACACTGAGCCATCGGTTAAGGATAAATACCAGGCCATTGTGATCATTCGCCATCATCTGGCTGAAGGTCTTAAAGACCAGTACCTCACTATTGAGGATCCTCTGGAACTTTGGACAGAGTTGAAAAACAGATATGATCATCAGAAAACTGTGATCATGCCAAAGGCCCTTTATGATTGGAGGAACCTAAGAatccaagactataagtctgtggaagAGTACAACTCGGTTATGTTCAAGATAGTCTCCAAGTTGAAATTGTGTGGGGAGACT aacaatgagttactcatgatGAACAGTGAGCTAAGGCCACCTGGTACTAAAGCATTGCCTGAGGCACATGCGGCCATAGAGCCAAAAGATGAGACTCCAAGAGAGTCATACCGCGGTCGCATGAGAGGCCATGGGAGATGGCAAGGAAGTAACCGTGGGTTTCAACCACGAGGTCGTGGGTTTCAGCCACGAGGACGTGGATTCCAACCACGAGATCATCTTGGTCACAGCCGAGGCCGAGGCTATAGCCGAGGTCATCATgctagccgtgggtataagtccgaCTTCAAAACCCATGGCTCGACCAAAACTCCTTGCTATCGTTGTGGGATGACCAATCATTGGGCTAACCGATGCAGAACTCCCCAACATCTTGTTAaactctaccaggagagcataaagggaAAATACCTTGTGGCAAATTGGGTCCATCATGATGATGAGAATGATCTAGACCATGAGAATGATCAAGCCGATTATGAGACTTCGGATCTCCTTAAAAGTGGCTGA